In the Colletotrichum lupini chromosome 4, complete sequence genome, ACTCGTCGTCGACCTTTTCTCCCGTCACCTCACCTCCCGCAACCGACGCCCGAAGCGTCTACTCGGCCGCATCTCGCTCCAGCTCGGTTGTCTCGACCCCCGTTTCCGCCGCTTCGCCTGCCGCGAGCACACCCGGCGGTCCTTCCACACCAAATCCGAGCGGACCGACAAATGCCTCCCACGCCCCGCACCAACTACCTGCCATCAGACCGAACGCTGCACAGCAACCCATCTCAGCCAGGCCGCCTCAGGTCGTGAACAAAATGTCCATGGCCTCCGTAATCAGTCCCCCGCCCGTCACAGAGGCGCCCAAGATGTCTATGACCACCAAGGAATGGGTCATACCTCCCAGGCCCAAGCCCGGCCGCAAGCCTGCCACCGATACGCCACCCACCAAGCGCAAGGCCCAGAACCGTGCCGCTCAGAGGGCGTTCCGCGAGCGTAGGGCCGCCAGAGTTGGCGAGCTGGAGGAACAACTAGATGAGATCCGCGAAGGTCACGAAAAGGTCGAAAAAGACCTCAAGGACAAGGTCCACGGCCTCGAGATGGAGCTACAGTCCTTCAAGTCCCGCTGCCTCGTTCTCGAAAATATGCTGGATCGCGAGAGAAAGGATCGTGTCAAGGCCGAGTCCGAACTTGAAAGTCAGAAGAGACGCTGGAACGAGCAGCAGGCCGTCGCCGCCCCGAGACGCCTGCCGTCTCCCCAGCGCCGAGGTTCCCAAATCGCTCACCACGAGCATCCCCCCACCCCATCGGCTGGCCACGCAAACCAGCCCTTTTCCATCTCACAGATCGTCTCTCCCCAAGACTCAACACACATGGAAGACTCTCCTGCCCCGTTTGGATGCGGGTCATGCGACCCTGAAGGATGCTCCTGTGCCAACGAAATTCTTGCCGACACCGTCACAGGATGTGGTGGATGCACTCTCGGAGGTAGGTGCCAGTGCCTTGAGGAGACTATCAAAAGCGCCATCATCTCGGACCTAAAGAGAGCTCCCTCGCCCTCGGCGCCGACATCCTCCGAGAAGCGTGCCCGCGTCGAGCCCACTCCGTCTGAGGAGGAGACGGAGATTGACTTCACCGCCATGTTCTCCAAGAAGGCACCCGTGCAACAGGTGCaacagcaccagcaccagcaaGCGAACCTTGCCATCGTGCAGCCCCAACCCCAGCTGCCTCCCGTGGCCTTCAAGGACTCGTGTGGGTTTTGTAAGGACGGAAGCTACTGCCTCTGCGCCGACACCTCAATTCTCGGCCCACCCGCCACCACTCCTTACGGACCTCCTCCCGCCTATTCCCAGCAGGTTCAGACTCCCCCTCCCTCAGAGAACGATGCCGTCCCTCCCCCCATGCCAATGGAGATCGACGCCGATGGCGCCGTCAAGCTCCGTCCCCGTCCCCAGACCACCCAGCCCGTCGCTCCCGTCTCTCGCGGCTGCGGCCCCAAGGGCCCCGGATCCTGCGCCCAGTGTCTCGCCGACCCCAAGTCGGGTCTCTTCTGCCGCGCCTTGTCCGCCAACTTTGAGCGAAGTGGAGGAAGCGGCTCCGGAGGTGGCTGCTGTGgaggtgctggtgctggAGGCGGATGCTGCAAGCCCGAGTCCGCGCCGGCGCCGCCACCCCGTCTCCCCTCCAAGGGACGCCTCGGCCTCAGCCTGAGCTGTGCCGAAGCCTACCAGACCCTTTCCAGTCACCGAAACTTCGAAAAGGCTGCCGACGACATTGGCTCCTGGCTTCCCAAGCTTCGCGCCGCGCCCAAGCCGGGCCAGACGCTGCCATCGCCTTCTCGTCTACCCATTGAAGTCGAGGCGGCGAGTATCATGAGCGTGCTCAAGGACTTCGACATTCGCTTTGGCAGAGGCCAGTAAATTCTTTCCAAAGTTTCTCTTGCCTCGCTAGAGGTAGGCATGCATATGTTCATGAATCTGGGTCGGTTATCTAAAAGCTCTGTATGGTTTCTCACACATTACTTGTGAGACATGGTCGATGTGGATATGAGCACTTGAAAAATTGGGCGGCGTTTGGGGTCCTTCGAGACACTATTTGATTTTGTAACACCCAAACTTCCAGAAAGTGAGGTCTATCCATGCAAGAGGAAGCTATTTTGAAGCCTGCTCGTCAGGGGGGAATAAGGGAGGAGGTCATCTCCTTTCGGTGCATCGACCTAGGCCAACGGGGCCGGGCTGTCTTACCGTAGTACGCATTTTGATTGAGGCCTCGAACGGGGCTCAATGCGAATACATTATTGTTTCAATCATCCTAACCTGCCCTATGATTTCCGTGGCGTAAGTGAATGTCTTAGTCTTTGAAGAAAACGTCGTACCTCAGAATGATGCCAAATGCTGTTTGTCGATATTGGACATCAAAGACCTGTCACGATCACCACAAAATTGAATACATTTGCAAATCAGGAATCATGGACGGAGTATGAATGCTGATAAATGTCATCTAGATTGGCCCAAGCCTATACTTCATACCCAAGTCATAATCGTATGTAGAAAAGTGGTATATCCTCCATAAAAGGCCGAGTGCCTGCTACCATAATGTCCCTCCCTTTCTACTGTAGTCATCtaagagggggggggggggggggggtacaTTGAAAAGATCCCGCAGCGTCCCAATATGATCAAAGGAAACCCATGTAAATGCCCACTGGATATGCCCGCGTCGTACTCGTGAAAAGGAAAATGTTCAAAATAAATATGGAAAAGAGCGCCCCCGG is a window encoding:
- a CDS encoding bZIP transcription factor is translated as MAASGVSTTVPSSSTTTTTNNSSSSSHNQTSQQQHSSSTFSPVTSPPATDARSVYSAASRSSSVVSTPVSAASPAASTPGGPSTPNPSGPTNASHAPHQLPAIRPNAAQQPISARPPQVVNKMSMASVISPPPVTEAPKMSMTTKEWVIPPRPKPGRKPATDTPPTKRKAQNRAAQRAFRERRAARVGELEEQLDEIREGHEKVEKDLKDKVHGLEMELQSFKSRCLVLENMLDRERKDRVKAESELESQKRRWNEQQAVAAPRRLPSPQRRGSQIAHHEHPPTPSAGHANQPFSISQIVSPQDSTHMEDSPAPFGCGSCDPEGCSCANEILADTVTGCGGCTLGGRCQCLEETIKSAIISDLKRAPSPSAPTSSEKRARVEPTPSEEETEIDFTAMFSKKAPVQQVQQHQHQQANLAIVQPQPQLPPVAFKDSCGFCKDGSYCLCADTSILGPPATTPYGPPPAYSQQVQTPPPSENDAVPPPMPMEIDADGAVKLRPRPQTTQPVAPVSRGCGPKGPGSCAQCLADPKSGLFCRALSANFERSGGSGSGGGCCGGAGAGGGCCKPESAPAPPPRLPSKGRLGLSLSCAEAYQTLSSHRNFEKAADDIGSWLPKLRAAPKPGQTLPSPSRLPIEVEAASIMSVLKDFDIRFGRGQ